The DNA segment TTTCCAGTGCCTAGGCCAGATCTTTTCCAATGCTCGGAACATTTCTTGAAACCTTGGAAAATCTTGCAGTGTTTTGCTTTGTACCTCCCGATACGTCGGGATCAGAAAGAAGTCAAGAAATTTCCATTCTCCCTCCACGGTTATTTTCTCACCAAACATGCTTTGAAAGTTGTATAGCGCACGCATCTCGCTCTGTCTTCCGGTCTTTGGTGCCCACGCAGCAACAAATCTTACTATCGAATACATCTCGTCGTAGAGTTTTCCATAAGGATATGAATCACCAAAGAGCCGAGATGCGACATTCCAAACCTCTTTCAAAAATTGTTTCATAATGTCATTGTCAGTACAAGTATCCAAATCGGTTATTGTCAGAGGATTGGTAACCCCAAATCTGTCACTGATCTGTTCTTTGATTTTTCTTTCAACATCTCCCTCCGGTTCGGATTGTTTTTTGTTGCAAAGAAAAGTAATTGTTGCGGAGCACTTCCCGCGACGTGCATTTGAGAAAGAGACTCCGACTGGGAATCCGTATATCCTTTCACTTTCAGTTTTAAAGTGGACGTAACAGATTGGAAAATTGGCGAGGTCGGGATAAAATGTTTCAAACCCTTGTGTCCACTGTAGCGGGACATCGTCAATAGTGTAACAGTGTTCATAGCTGATTGGCTCCAGCAACAAAGAGCATTCCGCATTCTTTGTTTTAACTGGATCGTTGCCACTTGTAAGAATAAAGCCTGTAGAGATTTTCAAGTGGTTTATTCAGGGAATCTCATTACGACTAGTTTGTCCCACAATGAGTTGTTTGCCCGCCATTGTGAATACGGTCGGGGATTTCCGGAGTACATTCCGCTGTCAAAAAAGATGTCGCCGCTCAAGACAAACTTGAGCCACGTTTCGTAGCTAATCGGGTCGCCAAACACTATGGACCTATAAACGCCGTCTTTATCCCTCAGGCATTTGAACCAGCCCATGCGGTTGAATTTTTTCTCAACCTTTGCCTTTAAGGAGTCGGCATCCCAGCGTGCGATTGTCAGGTTCTCCATCCGACAGACCTCCGGAACCAGAGACGATTTATCGGGTCTTGTATCCTTCGAATAAGAATATCTGGCCACGATGTTGCGGTGCTCGTCAATGAAAAGACCCTGGCCGAACGAGTTTATCACTCCGATCTTTGGAACAGGCTCTCCGGACCAAGAATACCGTCCCCCCTTCTCGGGGTTTGGGTGGCCGAATATTTTCAGAAATTTATCCCGCGAGATATCAAAGCCATCATCCTTGAATATGTAATAATCAGCAGACCAGTCTCCGAATGTCGTCTTGCTGGTGGTGTCATTTTTCATCTCGTGGTCCAGTAGATCGGGCGCGGTTCTGTTGTTGTGAGCCAGTCCCATCTGTCGCTCCAGCCAGTGACCTCCCTTGCCGTCATGCTTGCTGTTGTATGTGCCGGTGTCGGGCCTTTTTCCGTGAACGTTTTTCACATAAATTCCGATGATTTCCTTACGGATCTCTAGGATCCGATCTTTTGAAGGCATTTGCAAGGGATCAGATCGGACTGTAGTCTTTAAGGTTGATCTTTGGTCACCGGTGGGGAAAGGAAAAGAAATAAGATCTAGGTGCTCGGACTACTGTCAATGGTCACGGAAAGAGGGTTTACATTCATCGATCTTTTTGCAGGCATAGGCGGAATGAGGCTCGCGTTTGAAAGAGCCGGCGGCACCTGCGTATTTTCGTCGGAATGGAACAAGTTCTCGCAGCAGACGTACGAGGCAAACTTTGGAGAGGTCCCCGAAGGCGACATTACAAAGATCGACGCGGGTACAGTTCCAGATCACGACATACTTGTAGGCGGTTTCCCGTGCCAGCCGTTTTCAATTGCCGGCGTGAGTTCGAAAAAGTCTCTCGGAAGGGAGCACGGATTCAAGGACGCTACTCAGGGCACCCTGTTCTTTGACATATGCAGGATCATCAAGGCCAAAAGACCCAAGGCGTTCCTTCTTGAGAACGTAAAGAACCTCAAGAGTCACGACGGTGGAAACACGTTCAGGGTGATACTGAAGGCGCTACGGGAAGAGCTAGGTTACGATGTACACTACAAGGTAATAGACGCAAGCCGCCAAGTTCCTCAGCACCGCGAAAGGATATTCATAGTGGGCTTTGACTCTCCCACTAATTTTGAGTTTCCAGAACTGGAGGACAAGAGGCCCAGACTGGAATATATCCTAGAGAAGAGAGTCGGCAGGAAATACACGCTAACCGACGGGACGTGGAACTCCCTGCAGAGGCACCTAGAAAAGCACAGGGAGAAGGGAAACGGCTTTGGATACAGCCTTGCTGACAAGAAGAGCATTACAAAGACGCTAAGCGCAAGGTACTACAAGGACGGTGCAGAGATTCTCATACCCCAGAAAGGGAGGAATCCGCGAAAACTCACACCCAGAGAGTGCGCGCGACTGATGGGGTTTCCCGAGACGTTCAAGATCGTAGTATCAGACAATCAGGCTTACAGGCAGTTTGGAAATGCGGTGGTTGTTCCGGTTGTTGAAAGAATTGCAGATTCAATCGTCACCTGTCTTAACGAGGGCAAGAAGAGAATAACGCT comes from the Candidatus Nitrosotenuis cloacae genome and includes:
- the dcm gene encoding DNA (cytosine-5-)-methyltransferase, which codes for MVTERGFTFIDLFAGIGGMRLAFERAGGTCVFSSEWNKFSQQTYEANFGEVPEGDITKIDAGTVPDHDILVGGFPCQPFSIAGVSSKKSLGREHGFKDATQGTLFFDICRIIKAKRPKAFLLENVKNLKSHDGGNTFRVILKALREELGYDVHYKVIDASRQVPQHRERIFIVGFDSPTNFEFPELEDKRPRLEYILEKRVGRKYTLTDGTWNSLQRHLEKHREKGNGFGYSLADKKSITKTLSARYYKDGAEILIPQKGRNPRKLTPRECARLMGFPETFKIVVSDNQAYRQFGNAVVVPVVERIADSIVTCLNEGKKRITLFDYAR
- a CDS encoding LlaMI family restriction endonuclease, producing the protein MPSKDRILEIRKEIIGIYVKNVHGKRPDTGTYNSKHDGKGGHWLERQMGLAHNNRTAPDLLDHEMKNDTTSKTTFGDWSADYYIFKDDGFDISRDKFLKIFGHPNPEKGGRYSWSGEPVPKIGVINSFGQGLFIDEHRNIVARYSYSKDTRPDKSSLVPEVCRMENLTIARWDADSLKAKVEKKFNRMGWFKCLRDKDGVYRSIVFGDPISYETWLKFVLSGDIFFDSGMYSGNPRPYSQWRANNSLWDKLVVMRFPE